Within Cydia fagiglandana chromosome 1, ilCydFagi1.1, whole genome shotgun sequence, the genomic segment gaaaaaggtggcaaatttgaaaaatgtaggcgcgaagggatatcgttccatagaaaatttgaatttcgcgccttttttagggttccgtacccaaagggtaaaacgggaccctattactaagacttcgctgtccgtccgtccgtccgtccgtctgtcaccaggctgtatctcacgaaccgtgatagctagacagttgaaattttcacagatgatgtatttctgttgccgctataacaacaaatactaaaaacagaataaaataaagatttaaatggggctcccatacaacaaacgtgatttttgaccaaagttaagtaacgtcgggaggggtcagtacttggatgggtgaccgttttttattttgcttttttttttgttttttttttgcattatggtacggaacccttcgtgcgcgagtccgactcgcacttacccggtttttttactgacaatatttgcttgaccgtctatatgtCATACGGTTCCCTTCCTTCAGTTAAGAATAGGAAGTATAGGAACCATCCATCTTACTCTTTGCGAAGATTCTATCATGATCGAATGACTTTCACCAGCCTTTTCCCCTTCAAGCATTAGCTGTCAGTTCACAAATTTAATGATATAACCAGTTGATAGATTTCTGATTTTAAAATTCATTCATATTCACATAAATTTCGTGAAATGGAGCAAAAACtcacaaaaaaatgtatgtcaaAGTCACTTTGACATTCCATCCCTCCATAATAGAAGATCGCTCTGATACGCCCTATTtactacgaaaataatatttttagttcCAAACATTTTGAACATTGGAAATTTTTCAAAACAAATAATACTTTTACTACACCTTTCCTAATAAAGCTtactattttataattttttacaatTAGATTACCAAAAATACGCTAGTTGCAATGAATGATGACTTATAAAATGACTATGTGTTCTGATTCTGAACGTATCTCATTGACATTAGTGACAGTTGCCGGCCGCACTAAAAAAAGTTGAATGTGATAAACGAACGTTTCTAAGCGAGTCAGCTGAAAAAAGCTTGCATTTAGTCTAATATATCGGAACATTTTAATCTTGATAAGACATTTACTTCGTTGAAATTGTGACCAAAATGCCCGTGGACCAGATTCAATACTCCGAAAGATATAATGATGACGTATATGAATATAGGTGAGCAATATTTTCAATGTTTTAGTTAATACCTATCTGATTTTATTTAGAGTTTTTTTTCTGATATCAAATCTTAGCTCTTTCGCCATGTCTACCTATGAAATTTGCATTATAAAATGCCGTAATTGTATGAATAACGATAGTTCCGTGCAGACATATTGTCCACGTAATCTGAGTGAAACCATCACTTTTACTTTACGTAGGTGTCCAGTAGAGGACTATTTTAGCTGCATCGGTAGCCTAGTCTGTCTATTCTAACGTATACTTATCATGTGTCCTCGTAACTCAAGAGGATGTTGTTTTCGCCCGCATGGTGAATTTGCACTTTTATTGTACTGGAATTGTGTATTGTACTTTTATTGTGTTGTACTGAACACTAAATTCTATCTACCATTCCAAAGAAGCTTTTCGGAatctgatgaaaaaaaaatcaacaaaatataaaaattggtGCAAATGTACACAATGTAATAATTCTCCATTACAGACATGTCATCTTACCACCGGACATCGCTCGGCTTGTGCCCAAGTCCCATCTAATGACGGAGACAGAATGGCGGAACCTCGGAGTGCAGCAGTCCCCCGGCTGGCTCCATTTCATGGTCCACAACCCGGAGCCCCATGTCCTGCTGTTCCGGAGACCACGGACGGACATTCAGCCGCCGGTCAACGGGTTAGATAGTAATACAAGCTCGACTGTCAAAGTATAGATGTAGAAGGTGGGTgttttgtttagaatttaaaaTTGGTTTGAGATATTAATGTAGATTAGAGGAGACATGAgggaatcaaccaatagcattggtAGTCTTCTCCTCTCTGCTGGATTACAACCAAAGTTGTTTGTCGCTTCCTGCATGACTCAGAGGAATTTCAGCCTAAATCCAAATACACATCATGTTGTACTCAACGATGGCCACACTGTTAGCTTACCATTGGTGGGCCTTATGCTGTTTGTAAGAAGGTCCACCAATGttacagttaagagtgttgctcagtgccggatttagatatttgccgcccgtaggctatgccgattttgcgGCCCCTATCCCCCTCACTTATAGGTTTtgaaaattttttcgagaaaatagtaggtacatttttagggttccgtacttcaaaaggaaaaaaccgtAACCCATATCTTAGGATCACTTGGTTGTCCTATATGGGTTCCGTCCATTAGTAACGTAGCTCctccgtccggccgtctgtctgtcttaaTATAaaaggtcttgacatgacagagggcggcaaaatcgacaaataatgcttattatttaaattttacaaataaatagtgGAGCGGCAAAATtccaatatttttttgacccaaatttgctGCCCTCTAAattctgccgccctaggcttcagcctactcagcctagtggtaaatccggcactggtgttgctgtttgtacatatGGTCAAATTGATGTTAAACTTAAAGTCTAAACAAAGCATTATGCTAATTAATTTTATCATCCTTGGAATTAGCAATATCATTTTAAATCAACTAGGTAATCATTGAGGTCGAATGTGTTTAGAGTTTTATCAATCGATAATAACTTTGGCTATGTGCAAAAATACTGAGAATATGTATAATCTGAGCCAGGGTTCTCCAAATTACGGCCCGCAGGCGGAAACGTGCATACAAGTCTGCACTTAACCCTATGAACGCCAAGCCTATCGTGGGTGGCGCGTCATCGCCGGAACGCACggaggttgatattgggctgtagtcACACGTGCAGTAGCCGTCTTTGGCAGTCAGTCATCAGATTAAGGCTTGGCCAACCCCAAGGCCATCTTAAAGAAAGTGGAGGCCTTCCTGTGGTCCTTTGTCAGAAAATTTGGAAATCTAGATTTTCCTTCCTTGTGTACAAAATATTgcacatatttaaatttttatattttaattgaacCTCAGGATATACAGTCATAACTTGGGAATCTCTTGTTGATTTATGAATGATATTCTAATGCCAAGGATTATTTGTTATGATTAATTTCCTAATACTTATAgtatgaaatatttaaacatgTTAAACGACTGAATATTGTAGCTACGTGAAGTTTATGTGATAGTTGATAGATAATTCGTGTTTTtatctaaaatattattgattcAGTCTTATGGATGGTTgtatatttagattttaaaaatataatactaattttatttttaatgtcccTGACTAGTATATGAGGGACTTGTATAGCCAATGGGATTTAAATGAAATTAGTATTTTACTTTAAATATCctaatatcttttatttatgtagCATTTATAGACAAACATTGAATTCTAttgataatattgatattctaatgtatatgtatttattactaATAGTTTGGATTATACTTAGGCTTTCTATATATTATGCATGGTTGGCTATGTGCGTGATTGTGCGCCCGCCTGACGCCTATGGACCATATTAGTACCTAATTTTACAGTGGATGTATCAGTATATTCTGAAAAGTTCAGAATGTCGGGTAAGTAATTACAAAAATGGACTCTATGAGATAGAATTATGGGTGATTTACGGAATTAGCCCACATTTTGAAGTAGTCGGAAtaacccgaatacaccttatttcAAATAGTATAGAAAGTTCCCTATTTTGCCACTAGGTGCGCTGTTGTAGCTTTTACTACCCCAATTGCACAATAAACTTAATTCGTCTTACATCCAACGTGAACGCTCAAATAGCAACCTAATTGCATTCACATAAGATTTGTTTTAGCATAATTGTGTTTACGTTTTAGTTTGCATAGAAAACTTGCGTTTAAATGCATTTCTTTCTTCCATttttatattctaatatttgtGGAATGCGTGCCTTATGAATTGTTTTTGATTCTTGTGATGTGACAGAAATAACTAATTTAAGTTATCCATGTTGTTCCTTAATGCCTTAATAGATGTACtactatgtacctattttattgttaataattacgattaaattactttaaaacttatatttCTTCTTTATATTCTCTACTAGCGAcccaccccggcttcgcacgggttacacaaaaccttaacaatttatacacctaaacattcctcaagaaccactctattgataggtgaaaaccgcatgagaatccgttcagtagtttttgagtgtatggcgaacatacatacaaacagacagacgccgcggggaactttgttttataagggtaGTGAAGTAGTCTATGTCAAATATTATGAAAAGTTCTAGTTTGCCATCGTATGCGCTGTCGTAGCTACTGATGTGTTGTAGGAATCTttccaattttaatttaaaactcaTCCTTTAATgtttatcccaccaaaaacattctgtaaaaaactagccaagtctcgatggagctgcttgtttttatctctaaaaagtaatgaaatctagacaaagtcgtgccaagtctaaggttccttactgcgatttctttattattatagttaatgttgtgtgacttggccgttgaagggtacacaagggtacaaaaccaggtgctccatgacaccattgcaccaatctgtcgccagaaccgctacccattgacgatggaaaattgctacttggaaaacgttgattcaataaccagtcaattgtaggcttgataaagctgcgtatttcaataatacttatgtatgggcgagcctgaaacaaacacttctttttggtgcaatggcagattggtgcaatggtgtcatggagcacctggttttgtacccttcaacggccaagtcacacaacattaactataataataaagaaatcgcagtaaggaaccttagacttggcacgactttgtctagatttcattactttttagagataaacaagcagctccgtcgagacttggctagttttttacagaatgtttttggtgggatttcacttctttttgtagaaacgtggcatattgatttattttattagattttcttatttaacacattttttttctttttaggagtagtttttttattattaaaaatctttcttttctttttttccggttctgattcttgtacagtagcaacagtttttcgtattgcccattcattaaatctaataattaaataataatcagtaatccgtcactaactcggagtaattaacaatggagccgccattaacaggcgttcccctctgtcgaaaataggcggccaatggtcaaccacatgtcaaccatatgtatggactgacgtttatctgacatgacgtacctatacatttgatgtgcccctcccccgcaaaaaacggcagactattttgtaccgaaaattttagacatggcgtctccattgttaCTCCGaggtcactaatcatcatataatgacttggcaatcgcacataatgctttactcgtaccgtactcgtaaatatgtgtaatgctcaaactgcaattagcgctagcgttatgttcaattagaattatttttaataggtgacgatgatccttttgtcattatgcagccgtgcgatggccaagtcattatacgtattacaaattaaagatatcttattgatacggttttaacaccccctggcactgattaaaataatcgacttggtttcacattacatctcaaaacttttttgtagtaaaagcgttgcgagacttgcacctttttacatgtaatgtttttgatgggatctcatctctttttgtaggcagtccttcttttcgggtactcatacgcatactatgtatacacatatcataactaaacatatcatcattcatactcacatcgtacatcgtacctttactttacctactatttgtaggaactgcaacagtaactttgtaatatcatatttttatatgggattacaaacttacttatgcagttcttagatctttaaaacgtgactgatattgcaatatttttaggttttccctttatgtggccattaaaccctaactctgtaccaaatttcagctctctgagtttatgggaagtactagttctattctgatgatcatgagtgagtttcataaatgcgaaactttgctttcgcttaacttcggaactaaatgacctacagacttgaaattttggattttaagtatgtgattattgcttactggatgaccaaaatttctgcgttctggtcttatccagaggttctcaaataggggcctgaaaatgcggcgaaatggttccagtaaaggatggtacggcagtgtttgcttcgcgctcgacttggcgggggcacagccgtgccccccgattcaACCAGCTAACATGAGAAAAAACCCAAAATTTTCATCAtattactttgccactcttgtaGATAAAATGgaactttcttatcagtttttgaaaaataaagttGACGCTTTACGAGCTTATGTGGTGATGAGATTATTctcgaaaaaaaaaagatataaagGATTCATCTAGGTACCTTTTAAGGGGATGAGGTTCCgaaatataataaaagaaaCAACACATTTATACTATGCCGAATGTTTATTTGGATTTATTTAACTCCTAAAACAttataaacacaaataaatgcggaagaagaatattttatataattgccaaaagttaaaatataattagtATCGAAACAAAACCTCCATTCTACATAAATcaatacaaatataataaaattattaacaatatATTAGTGTAAATTTACTTTCATTtcgttaaaataatatttaattgtgCTTTTCCTTAGATACTATAttagccaaattatttttaataaatttaaacgtAACGGTCGCGCGAAGTGGAATCTCGCAATGTTGCCAGCGGCAAAAACGCTGGAACGCAAAACTGACATTCGGAATTCCAATTCACGCTAAAAAATGAATAAACCGTGATATGGTTAAATCGGAAGTCCTTATTGTAAAAATTAGCGTCAACAGATATACTTAACATTCGTATAAAAGTCATCTCTCCAATATATTCTTATCTAAAAGGTAGGCATCTTACTAGACACGTTACAAATCCGAATATCGGAATGGGACATAAAAAACGGTCTCATACAATAGGTAAAAACGTGGCCTACCGTCGAGGTTAGGTATAGTGAAAAAGTTGGATACATATTTTAGTAGTTATAGTCGCTAAGAAGAGTTAGACAGTCCGAGGTACAGTTATGTAGAGAAGTGAACCATCGTACGATTAAATTGCGTGAAGCTGCGCAATTAGTTTTCatctaataatattatattcattCGTTAACGcgtttatataacatacatgCATATATAGTGGCGTGCATTATAGGCCATGGCGATAATACACAACTTGCCAGTGACATTTAGGTTATTTTAGGAAGTAATACACCACCATGGCCTATCGTACAGAACCCATAATAATGCTGATATTATTTGGCTACAACTACATCTACTAGCGAACTGTAACGAATCCATATAACTACGGCCACTTGGCATATATTGTACGCTCAAGAACAGAGATTTCTATCTACTATAACAATACATTTTCCACTAATCGGCCCCAATGGGCTCGTTTTCGGCCAGGTTTCTGATATAAATCGTTTCAAAACAGGGTAGTTTAAAGCTAAATTGTGATTCTATTAAAGCTTTCAGCCCCTTCCAAGCTGTTCATCGTGACGTCACAACGAAACGATGGACTTTAAGTTTTCGTGATACGTTTTTTTATACACAGCAAATGATATGGAAATTTACAAGAAGTGATATGATAATGGAGATTGTACTAACAAGATATGTACTTAAACAATTAATAAATGTATAGATAAGTTTATCAAGTATCCACAAATTTGGTACAACATTACAGTATAAATGCTCGTTACTTGTCTTTTTCGTTGCGCTTCGCTCTGGCAACACTGTTGGTATTGCCGCATGAGAATGAAAAAATAGTAGGAAAATCTGTGTtgctatataaaaatagtagatAAAGAATAGAATGACTCAACACGATTTGTACTGCAACAATGGCATGCCCTTATCTGTACAATAAGCGTTGCATACGATAATCGTCTTAATCGAACTCTGAGCTGCTATAAACTAAACTTGAGGTTGCTAACAAGATTTTTCGATAACATCATGCGTCCTTCTCCAATTCTAATGATTAGAAAAGGATGATGACATTGGCCTGAGTCGCAAACCTCTGATGATAACAATTAGTTCTATAGCTCATAGACCTACCTGAACTAACTTATACCGTAGTACAAGAATTCGATGAAGTCCCGTTCGATCGCTATTAGTAGATGACAATGGAATGTTAGACACTTACATAAAGTACAATATAACAGCACGTGCAGGTTAGTGATGAGTCGAAAATTAGTAATACCTTCCACCTCTCCATACCAAGCTAGAGCGCGTCAATTTCACGTTCAAAATAAATCGCGCGTCCATGCCGAAAATTTGGTGAACATACAGAAATACAAGCATTACCATTGCAGCAAGTATTTTGACAACAGTGTTACCAGAGCGGAATAAAGCGGTGAACCTGGCCACCGGAATATTTTTTAACGCTGGCAACTCGGAGCGCAGTCCGTGTCCCTTATTCGCGCGGGTCGTGTCCCTTATGTTTCTTTGGGAGGTTTGCCGTTGGAGTATTGGGGAGGTGCAGTGCTCTCTGTCTGCTCCTCTGACATGACAGATACTAGTTC encodes:
- the LOC134671583 gene encoding cyclin-dependent kinases regulatory subunit-like; translated protein: MPVDQIQYSERYNDDVYEYRHVILPPDIARLVPKSHLMTETEWRNLGVQQSPGWLHFMVHNPEPHVLLFRRPRTDIQPPVNGLDSNTSSTVKV